One Salarias fasciatus chromosome 22, fSalaFa1.1, whole genome shotgun sequence DNA segment encodes these proteins:
- the LOC115409460 gene encoding uncharacterized protein LOC115409460, with amino-acid sequence MFQFSKYPMDILEMLSGHQAHQFKGLGLERQLSHQQQVQLQHQQQLQQQHQPSADSSGSLLSGLGLGSLQSTRSNAFADSSSLFAKMSAPPPSISHQSQSSSSSHSSRKSSKMSSSSSSSSSSGSGTTSSGCPQFLRPFHPAEAALAQEQLHSGMGRFDFGGSSSGGSAGVIGGVVTPAPPPPPLHPGLSVPQPTSGPSTSSPSPSTSASSSNNPSGSTAVPLVGQSDPRSLHQQFSCMLAANQYFLSGVPTNSSLEQFLVQQGTHNHLGLGLSQGSTESNSALAPPPALHSSHSHSHTATQPQHQQQQLTPHALSHPHSHTHHPHPLHPAPQPAPLASFDFQGIPVLSSNQIASLMQQEAGLPLPLPLHLSLSKDDTSKSGDSSSTSASGGGSRRKKAMAGYLPQRKTDSSSHSSHSSSSSGHSQSSSSGLVGGGSGGVGLSGIGSEPQHSSLLSSSSQQQQSSSTVSSSSSAPSSSNSTSVLVANGNQQLPKSQESHNNSSSGQPEPEPLYHCGECGKTFTHLSSLRRHLRSHGLTPESAGRKSDCNSPSPERIFCCGECGKRFKKRGHLIQHSVTHSQNRPFVCSICQKSFNRRESLTRHEKIHDEKPFRCPACGRCFRESTSLLNHAASGACGKPPRSSKNRASSGGGASSNQSSSKMTNSGDRVAMSNNSAGMANNKYATDYSRSRYQNQSSYNSSVEDYRRSQSSSLYSSDSALASEMTSQTLRKAPLAPTLHPHPQSQHHHHQPQQPQPQHPHLPLSSLLDDSEDEVTSSAMSAIAAAAAASCDINTEGREGERRDIIGGLLGGLGFGNLGGPSSTSSLNGSTMPLTHPSQPHAKPRRPRKPRDKRDPNTIVRRRRSPAPPGDGSERPYGCHICGKRFRRAETLRRHNRVHTGEKPHACEVCGKMFREPFHLTKHLTVHSGQKNYKCNLCGKMFAYAQSLVRHGKLHRKGEIDNQGRRIKGAAAAISQVANSANADYFSSCSQGEKSPTSGTPSQRLYTCTVCWKSFRHYFHLTAHQQTVHGGGVGLEKSFRCEVCGKAFAYSNSLVRHKLSQHGIDRTGQRVNQSQPSGFSPLFFDATGPTYAGAAHMQQGAPGQQQPPPPPPPQQPQQPQQPQHAQLQHPFQYRSKNFQKRHGQMRKHRKKKRRVVIHSIMRDGKLVGVPLSKDTRRKLLILRKRRGRLQAAINKKKLLAQLRVKGGLMRVKSWSGGVVKVTGLTSMDIPLKRFPCPICPTTTYAKQGSLLIHHAIRHPPRNSGRLARLRCQVCGRRCSSLHKALKHRGRHLKQAAFQCHKCRHRFWNASLLARHKFSCRGSAVNSAVNWELMKTKSPVSHELSDSDHSPVPVLGQPERSTVLTEYSQ; translated from the coding sequence ATGTTTCAGTTCAGCAAGTACCCCATGGACATTTTAGAGATGCTAAGTGGACACCAAGCCCACCAGTTCAAAGGCCTTGGTTTAGAACGACAGCTCAGTCACCAACAGCAAGTCCAGCTACAGCAtcaacagcagctccagcagcagcaccagccgtCTGCGGACTCCTCCGGAAGCCTTCTTTCCGGCCTCGGCCTCGGCTCCCTCCAGAGCACCCGGAGCAATGCCTTTGCAGACTCCTCGTCTCTCTTTGCCAAAATGAGCGCCCCTCCTCCTTCCATCTCCCACCAGAGTCAgtcgtcctcctcgtcccaCAGTTCCAGGAAGTCCAGTaagatgagcagcagcagcagcagcagtagcagcagcggGAGCGGGACCACTTCGTCGGGGTGCCCTCAGTTCCTGCGGCCCTTTCACCCGGCCGAGGCTGCACTGGCTCAGGAGCAGCTCCATTCTGGGATGGGACGCTTTGACTTTGGCGGaagcagcagtggaggaagtGCTGGGGTGATCGGGGGCGTCGTCACACCCGcgccccctcctccaccgctgCATCCGGGTCTGTCTGTCCCCCAGCCCACCTCCGGTCCCTCCACATCGTCGCCCTCTCCCTCCacgtctgcctcctcctccaacaACCCCTCCGGCAGCACTGCGGTCCCCTTAGTCGGCCAGTCGGACCCCCGCAGCCTCCACCAGCAGTTCAGCTGCATGCTTGCTGCGAACCAGTACTTTTTGTCTGGCGTCCccaccaacagcagcctggAGCAGTTCCTGGTCCAGCAAGGCACTCACAACCACTTGGGCCTGGGCCTTAGCCAAGGTTCAACAGAGTCAAACTCGGCCCTGGCCCCTCCTCCCGCCCTCCATTCCTcccacagccacagccacacagcaacacaacctcagcaccaacagcagcagctcaccccCCATGCCTTATCTCacccacacagccacacacaccacccacaccccctccacccagctccccAGCCCGCTCCATTGGCCAGTTTTGATTTCCAGGGCATTCCAGTCCTCTCCTCCAACCAGATAGCATCACTAATGCAGCAGGAGGCAGGccttcccctccccctccccctgcacCTGTCCCTGTCTAAAGACGACACGTCCAAGTCGGGAGACAGCTCCAGCACATCAGCGTCTGGTGGAGGGAGCAGGAGAAAGAAGGCGATGGCCGGCTACCTGCCACAGAGAAAAACGGACAGTAGCAgtcacagcagccacagcagcagctcgaGTGGGCACAGTCAGAGCTCCTCTTCAGGCCTCGTGGGAGGAGGATCTGGGGGTGTTGGGCTGAGTGGCATAGGAAGCGAGCCGCAGCATTCCTCTCTCCTGTCATCATCTTCACAGCAACAGCAGTCGTCCTCCAcggtctcctcctcttcatcggcCCCCTCCTCGTCAAACTCTACGTCTGTGCTTGTAGCCAATGGTAACCAACAATTACCAAAATCCCAAGAAAGTCACAATAATAGCTCGTCAGGACAGCCTGAACCCGAGCCCCTTTACCACTGTGGTGAATGCGGTAAAACCTTTACTCACCTCTCCAGTCTACGGAGACATCTTCGCAGCCACGGCTTGACACCAGAGAGCGCAGGCAGGAAGTCGGACTGCAACTCTCCCAGCCCGGAGAGGATATTCTGCTGTGGCGAGTGCGGGAAGAGGTTTAAAAAGAGAGGCCACCTCATCCAGCACAGCGTCACCCACTCACAAAACCGGCCTTTTGTCTGCAGCATCTGCCAAAAGTCCTTCAACCGCAGAGAGTCGTTGACGAGACACGAGAAAATCCACGACGAGAAGCCATTCCGCTGCCCGGCGTGTGGCCGATGTTTCCGGGAGAGCACCTCCCTCCTGAACCATGCTGCCTCAGGTGCCTGCGGCAAACCTCCTCGCAGCTCAAAAAACCGAGCCAGCAGCGGGGGCGGCGCCTCCTCCAATCAGAGCAGCAGTAAAATGACCAACAGCGGAGACAGAGTGGCCATGTCAAATAATTCAGCAGGAATGGCAAACAACAAGTATGCAACGGATTATTCCAGAAGTCGTTACCAGAACCAGTCGTCATACAACAGCAGCGTGGAGGACTACAGACGATCCCAGTCCTCGTCTCTGTACTCTTCAGACAGTGCGTTAGCCAGCGAAATGACCAGCCAGACTCTCCGTAAGGCCCCTTTAGCCCCAACTCTCCATCCTCACCCTCAAAGTCAGCACCATCACCATCAGCCACAGCAGCCGCAGCCTCagcacccccacctccccctctcctccctgttGGATGATTCAGAGGACGAGGTCACCAGCAGTGCAATGTCGGCCATAGCCGCTGCAGCCGCGGCCTCCTGCGACATAAACACTGAGGGccgggagggggagaggagagatATCATCGGAGGCCTGCTCGGGGGGTTGGGGTTTGGTAACTTGGGGGGACCATCATCCACGTCCAGCCTCAATGGGTCCACGATGCCTCTAACGCACCCCAGCCAACCCCACGCAAAGCCCAGGAGGCCCAGGAAACCCCGAGATAAAAGGGACCCAAACACTatcgtgaggaggaggagaagcccgGCACCTCCCGGAGATGGCTCGGAGAGGCCGTACGGATGTCACATTTGTGGGAAACGATTCAGGAGAGCAGAGACCCTCCGGCGCCACAACCGAGTTCACACCGGAGAGAAGCCTCACGCCTGTGAGGTGTGCGGCAAGATGTTCCGGGAACCGTTCCACCTCACCAAGCATCTGACCGTGCACTCTGGGCAAAAGAACTACAAGTGCAACCTGTGCGGGAAGATGTTCGCCTATGCACAGAGTCTGGTTCGGCACGGGAAGCTGCACAGGAAGGGGGAGATCGACAACCAGGGGCGCAGGATaaaaggtgctgctgctgccatcagcCAAGTCGCCAACTCAGCAAACGCCGATTACTTCTCATCCTGCTCTCAAGGAGAAAAGTCTCCAACATCCGGCACGCCGTCGCAGAGGCTGTATACCTGCACAGTGTGCTGGAAGTCCTTCCGCCACTACTTCCACCTGACGGCACATCAACAAACTGTCCATGGCGGTGGCGTGGGGCTGGAGAAGTCCTTTCGGTGTGAAGTGTGCGGCAAAGCCTTCGCCTACTCCAACAGTTTAGTGCGACACAAGTTGTCCCAGCACGGTATTGACCGCACGGGCCAGCGTGTCAACCAGTCGCAGCCTTCTGGGTTTTCGCCGCTCTTCTTCGATGCTACAGGGCCCACCTACGCAGGGGCGGCCCACATGCAGCAGGGCGCCcccgggcagcagcagccgccaccaccgccgccgccgcagcagccacagcagccacagcaacCGCAACATGCGCAGCTGCAGCACCCTTTTCAGTACCGCTCAAAAAACTTCCAAAAGCGACACGGACAGATGAGAAAGcaccgcaaaaaaaaaaggcgcgtGGTGATTCACAGCATCATGAGAGACGGGAAGCTGGTGGGAGTGCCGCTGAGCAAAGATACTcgcaggaagctgctgatcctgaggaagaggaggggccgACTGCAGGCCGCCATCAATAAGAAAAAGCTCCTGGCCCAACTGAGGGTGAAAGGCGGCCTGATGAGGGTCAAGTCGTGGAGCGGGGGCGTCGTTAAGGTCACGGGGCTCACTTCCATGGACATTCCCCTCAAGCGCTTCCCCTGCCCCATCTGTCCCACCACCACGTACGCCAAGCAGGGCTCCCTGCTGATCCACCACGCCATCAGGCACCCCCCCAGGAACTCGGGCCGCCTGGCCCGCCTCCGCTGCCAGGTGTGCgggcggcgctgcagctcctTACACAAAGCCTTGAAGCACCGCGGCCGGCATCTCAAACAAGCTGCGTTTCAGTGCCACAAATGCCGACACCGTTTCTGGAATGCCTCGCTTCTGGCCCGCCACAAGTTTTCCTGTCGGGGGTCAGCCGTCAACAGCGCCGTCAACTGGGAACTGATGAAGACGAAATCTCCCGTGTCTCACGAGCTGTCGGACAGTGACCACTCTCCGGTCCCAGTTCTGGGCCAACCTGAGAGATCAACAGTCCTCACTGAGTACAGCCAGTAA